The following coding sequences lie in one Gorilla gorilla gorilla isolate KB3781 chromosome 5, NHGRI_mGorGor1-v2.1_pri, whole genome shotgun sequence genomic window:
- the FAM217A gene encoding protein FAM217A isoform X3, protein MEQQVNYLEIPVEQLMLEPNLSVHSQKSTQNSKQGIFQLWNCPLNEGSTIEKREFKKSSVETGFNVINHPIRVFTLNHPLTIASVDKQVGPYPGLPMPLGLCWPYADGDFFKNRNEIHISSCSTIENNDGEMLPAPNWNLKHGNSSGEEHFTDESDLSENEKTNDTLLSYFKRVDLNLKPETIKNVEELFTEEPNEVFPYPDFLPPPFSTLDLHNLALSKSDNWKATVDPAETSVEHLITRLLELERLQHMTIQKERPRLQTTFCTPAVTERPSSSKATPKVRQPKLCDSLGLQIPCVDKSQEKSKNNSGSCKLEQNALKQNWSNAGKYRWNSRPLSLKSSSTTKQLIETYDKNPKSSILNPCQELSFKPTIGQTNQSMVKMVSTRCLPSRSPMPVSPICLSFPENQKEEIKAPKRNFGTKKKLYRQNIVLNRPFSIQKLNCLSPSLIAKDKCCSPIEQK, encoded by the exons AACTATTTGGAAATTCCAGTGGAGCAACTGATGCTAGAACCTAATTTGTCGGTGCATAGTCAAAAAAGTACACAG AATAGTAAACAAGGGATCTTTCAATTATGGAATTGTCCTCTTAATGAAGGAAGTACCATAGAGAAGAG ggaattCAAAAAATCTTCAGTGGAAACTGGCTTTAATGTAATCAATCATCCTATAAGGGTCTTCACTCTGAACCACCCATTAACAATTGCTTCAGTTGATAAGCAAGTTGGTCCTTACCCTGGACTGCCAATGCCATTAGGTCTCTGCTGGCCCTATGCTGACGGAGACTTTTTTAAGAACAGAAATGAGATTCATATTAGCTCATGTTCAACTATAGAAAACAACGATGGTGAAATGTTACCTGCTCCAAATTGGAATTTGAAACATGGAAACAGCAGTGGGGAAgaacatttcacagatgaaagtGATTTATCAGAAAATGAGAAGACAAATGATACTCTACTCAGCTATTTTAAAAGGGTGGACCTGAACTTGAAgccagaaacaataaaaaatgttgagGAACTTTTCACCGAGGAGCCAAATGAAGTATTTCCATATCCtgattttctccctcctcctttcagTACTCTAGACTTGCACAATTTAGCCCTCTCCAAATCTGACAATTGGAAAGCGACAGTGGACCCTGCAGAAACCTCTGTTGAACACTTGATAACTCGTTTACTGGAACTAGAACGATTACAACATATGACTATTCAAAAAGAGAGGCCAAGACTACAAACGACTTTCTGTACTCCAGCAGTTACTGAACGACCCTCTTCCTCCAAAGCTACACCGAAAGTGAGACAGCCAAAACTTTGCGACTCTTTGGGTCTTCAGATACCTTGTGTAgataaaagtcaagaaaaaagtaaaaacaactcTGGTTCTTGTAAGCTTGAACAAAATGCTTTAAAACAGAATTGGAGCAATGCTGGCAAATATAGATGGAATTCTAGACCACTGTCTCTAAAAAGTTCTTCCACCACAAAACAATTGATTGAAACTTATGATAAGAATCCCAAAAGTTCTATTTTAAATCCATGCCAAGAACTCTCATTCAAGCCTACTATTGGCCAAACAAATCAATCAATGGTTAAAATGGTCTCCACAAGATGTCTGCCATCGAGGTCTCCAATGCCAGTTTCacctatatgtctgtcttttcccgaaaatcagaaggaagaaattaaggcACCGAAGAGAAACTTTGGGACCAAAAAGAAACTTTACCGACAAAATATAGTGTTGAATAGACCGTTCTCTATTCAGAAGCTAAACTGTTTGTCGCCTTCCCTTATTGCTAAGGATAAGTGCTGCTCACCCATTGAACAAAAATAA
- the FAM217A gene encoding protein FAM217A isoform X2 has protein sequence MGRRNENCANSLRVSNISQENYLEIPVEQLMLEPNLSVHSQKSTQNSKQGIFQLWNCPLNEGSTIEKREFKKSSVETGFNVINHPIRVFTLNHPLTIASVDKQVGPYPGLPMPLGLCWPYADGDFFKNRNEIHISSCSTIENNDGEMLPAPNWNLKHGNSSGEEHFTDESDLSENEKTNDTLLSYFKRVDLNLKPETIKNVEELFTEEPNEVFPYPDFLPPPFSTLDLHNLALSKSDNWKATVDPAETSVEHLITRLLELERLQHMTIQKERPRLQTTFCTPAVTERPSSSKATPKVRQPKLCDSLGLQIPCVDKSQEKSKNNSGSCKLEQNALKQNWSNAGKYRWNSRPLSLKSSSTTKQLIETYDKNPKSSILNPCQELSFKPTIGQTNQSMVKMVSTRCLPSRSPMPVSPICLSFPENQKEEIKAPKRNFGTKKKLYRQNIVLNRPFSIQKLNCLSPSLIAKDKCCSPIEQK, from the exons AACTATTTGGAAATTCCAGTGGAGCAACTGATGCTAGAACCTAATTTGTCGGTGCATAGTCAAAAAAGTACACAG AATAGTAAACAAGGGATCTTTCAATTATGGAATTGTCCTCTTAATGAAGGAAGTACCATAGAGAAGAG ggaattCAAAAAATCTTCAGTGGAAACTGGCTTTAATGTAATCAATCATCCTATAAGGGTCTTCACTCTGAACCACCCATTAACAATTGCTTCAGTTGATAAGCAAGTTGGTCCTTACCCTGGACTGCCAATGCCATTAGGTCTCTGCTGGCCCTATGCTGACGGAGACTTTTTTAAGAACAGAAATGAGATTCATATTAGCTCATGTTCAACTATAGAAAACAACGATGGTGAAATGTTACCTGCTCCAAATTGGAATTTGAAACATGGAAACAGCAGTGGGGAAgaacatttcacagatgaaagtGATTTATCAGAAAATGAGAAGACAAATGATACTCTACTCAGCTATTTTAAAAGGGTGGACCTGAACTTGAAgccagaaacaataaaaaatgttgagGAACTTTTCACCGAGGAGCCAAATGAAGTATTTCCATATCCtgattttctccctcctcctttcagTACTCTAGACTTGCACAATTTAGCCCTCTCCAAATCTGACAATTGGAAAGCGACAGTGGACCCTGCAGAAACCTCTGTTGAACACTTGATAACTCGTTTACTGGAACTAGAACGATTACAACATATGACTATTCAAAAAGAGAGGCCAAGACTACAAACGACTTTCTGTACTCCAGCAGTTACTGAACGACCCTCTTCCTCCAAAGCTACACCGAAAGTGAGACAGCCAAAACTTTGCGACTCTTTGGGTCTTCAGATACCTTGTGTAgataaaagtcaagaaaaaagtaaaaacaactcTGGTTCTTGTAAGCTTGAACAAAATGCTTTAAAACAGAATTGGAGCAATGCTGGCAAATATAGATGGAATTCTAGACCACTGTCTCTAAAAAGTTCTTCCACCACAAAACAATTGATTGAAACTTATGATAAGAATCCCAAAAGTTCTATTTTAAATCCATGCCAAGAACTCTCATTCAAGCCTACTATTGGCCAAACAAATCAATCAATGGTTAAAATGGTCTCCACAAGATGTCTGCCATCGAGGTCTCCAATGCCAGTTTCacctatatgtctgtcttttcccgaaaatcagaaggaagaaattaaggcACCGAAGAGAAACTTTGGGACCAAAAAGAAACTTTACCGACAAAATATAGTGTTGAATAGACCGTTCTCTATTCAGAAGCTAAACTGTTTGTCGCCTTCCCTTATTGCTAAGGATAAGTGCTGCTCACCCATTGAACAAAAATAA